The Chitinophaga sp. H8 region CTGAAGCGCGATTTGCTGGAGTGTAATACCTTGTTCCCGGCTCATGCGGTATACCTGTTGCTGGCGGGGGGATAATTTTTCCACTGCTTCCCGGATCAGTTGAGACATTTCTTTCATATCTAGTTGCTGGGCCGGTAAGCGATGGTCTTCCACGGGTTCCTGGTGGGTAAGTTCCTGCTGGAAATTGCTGGGAATCTTTTTCCGCAGGCTATTGATCAGATGATTCCGGGCAATAACATGCAGCCAGGCCGGGAAGTTATCTACTTCCGGCAGGAGTGCGCGCTTTTCCCATACCTTAATAAAGATGTCCTGTACGGCATCCTGTACTTCCAGCGGAGATTTAAGGTAGGATAAAGCCATCGTATATACTTTGGCAGAAAACTGGTCATACAGGTGACGAAACGCGGTTTCCTCCCCTGCAGCTACCCTTTTAAGCCAGATATTCGCTGCTGCATCAGACATGTTGCCGGTAAAATTAGAGTTTTGGTACCATAAAAAGAGAAAGCCTGTCCAATGATCGACAGGCTTTCTCTTTTTAAAAGATATTTTTCGGAAGTATCTTCCCGTGTATCGGCCAGGTTATGCCAGGGATACAATTTTGCCGGTACGTACGGATTCATCGCAGGCAAAAGCGATCCGGAGGCTGTTTACTGCATCTGCTACGTGATCGGTCAGGTCTATATCTTCCTGTATTGCTTTCAGGAAATAACGTTGTTCGCGGTTGCAAAGCTCCTGATGATCTGGTTCATCCTGCAGATTGATCCAGGTATCTTCTTTTACGAACTGGGCATCTGCATTCAGATCAGCATAGTGTACACGCAGGGATTCTGTTTTGGTGTGTGCCTCTACAGAATCTGATTTGCCGGTACCACCTGCATCCTTTGCCACGATAGAAACGGAGCCTTTAGGGCCGATCACATCTTTCACAAAGAAAGCTGTTTCACTGATCATGGGCCCCCATCCTGCTTCGTACC contains the following coding sequences:
- a CDS encoding RNA polymerase sigma factor, with translation MSDAAANIWLKRVAAGEETAFRHLYDQFSAKVYTMALSYLKSPLEVQDAVQDIFIKVWEKRALLPEVDNFPAWLHVIARNHLINSLRKKIPSNFQQELTHQEPVEDHRLPAQQLDMKEMSQLIREAVEKLSPRQQQVYRMSREQGITLQQIALQLGISYDTVREHMNNALKSIRAYLEEHYGEISLLLWLLIPFKGS